The Williamsoniiplasma somnilux genome includes a window with the following:
- a CDS encoding ABC transporter permease, with the protein MRKSVHLTFKNSIKNTFSNFSQLFGMIMLVTMLALVITLMTSINDRVLSKHEQLIKDSNQHNVVLKMDPDLGAIVQANSLGYKTTNNTEAQQYLVKELQKAFKDDADLAFNWSRTEGRDFSQTFNEKGQQMTVKAVSKLTIDGSTGVDNLVLSSGRKPADTDFGWHEVVLDSTFAEINNIQIGSLIRMQLDDFGEQFLVTSDKNAKMTEDLKKDLETIKSEGIAKAGGLYERLYSNYGWFQVVGLGNSADFMAPVLTQAGVLPNRETEALVYLQPQAMGIVKNDANDAFRFDISLGRLEPASTADQEVFYSFKTINGKEPSYDLLQKMNDYFRTEILKNNDKSAKYIYGLSDHDYVYVSRTSMIESTIKIYQIIAGCILILIFGVALYVMALITKKQIEKARGQIGVMKALGYKKISIITNFIMTPLITSIIGGVLGFIISIGVQSVLVSQLKLYFSLDIAAFSFDWVGFLVVVIFMWVALTAIAFLMAWLILRASALSLIAANQSAKINRWGLFVKKINLRRSFGSKLRTALLIDAGGKMAGVGLVVLFSTFLMTISYLAPNILNKYKTMSFNGINYEQLVEYAEPVANNPYTFLKTYNKNSTYNGNGEFDNFKYSSKLQGITGLPLNEDGSYDMAAITKAYVEGNVSSDFYSPFIKTANEIPTSQELSYANSRMLVGSNVALSNSFLKYMAHLAQPMDMKAGGLIGMIANRIMWGTLSNEWVDRRVMIEELKNIYSSSYSDMSNINEINKIFNIFQQFYLKYINSIGLTISNLKGENLSQEEIILRFNKNQNNLQNEKYLTVLEEDNDFMFSKVYMTSLEQNIVKDITVKISDGINDKKFSIQAQDSGFDFSRYNPENETNLEIRNKNMQIGIYEFLIWYSAMFGLRVDEAIIQAAYSRAPYFVQQYMKKDWDSETYTQAFNVINFNFESDELGTLLRARNNKLNFKIFGISGEKNLMQLFDKDKELNKLLYKNNKKEIVINKTLSKKLDIKSGDSIIVDIEQNVLKHNGKIINLSQWKDEKQNTNLVNKTLFAPALGEVPHYDKEMGFIQQSAINPLHSTIVGEKAADAKEDISIYSKIDPMKSPQVHSPLFEDYLKGNWDNSKVSHSEEFKVVGIHEQYGEPAAWINNDVANEILGYDKVQEYLWENQFVPQFGNFFENPDLEEYKLKNYDANKFKKFADFETNYLKPEIDSKEEGVAHNILKLFQKVDPVFNYKYSKDPNMGDLDSLISVWTQFGDYNPTTMNGNNKDVEGIGQSGFSGIVPVEMSKAILNQISNVILSVLVLIILLVLVLTFVIILLTTSLIISDNAKFISTMKVLGYSNKYIAKNMLGMYFIVIAITFVIGFVASYLLSAFMISFLAKNTALVLPFSFTWWILPAVILSVMGIYAVTIAVGFKSIAKINPTHVLQAQTI; encoded by the coding sequence ATGAGAAAGAGCGTACATTTAACGTTCAAAAACTCAATTAAAAATACTTTTAGTAATTTTAGTCAACTTTTTGGGATGATAATGCTAGTTACAATGCTAGCTTTGGTCATCACTTTAATGACCTCTATTAATGATAGGGTATTGAGTAAACACGAACAATTAATTAAAGACTCGAATCAACACAATGTTGTTTTAAAAATGGATCCTGACTTAGGAGCTATCGTTCAAGCTAATAGTTTAGGATACAAAACAACAAATAACACAGAAGCTCAACAGTATTTGGTTAAAGAATTGCAAAAAGCATTTAAAGATGATGCGGATTTAGCTTTTAATTGATCACGTACAGAAGGAAGAGACTTCTCACAAACTTTTAACGAAAAAGGTCAACAAATGACAGTTAAAGCTGTCTCAAAATTAACAATTGATGGATCAACAGGGGTTGATAATTTAGTATTATCTTCTGGAAGAAAACCTGCTGATACTGATTTTGGATGACACGAAGTTGTTTTGGATTCAACTTTTGCTGAAATCAATAATATTCAAATTGGTTCGTTAATTAGAATGCAATTAGATGATTTTGGTGAACAATTTTTAGTAACTTCAGATAAAAATGCAAAAATGACTGAAGACCTTAAAAAAGACTTAGAAACTATTAAAAGTGAAGGAATTGCTAAAGCTGGGGGATTATACGAACGTTTATATAGTAATTACGGATGATTCCAAGTTGTGGGGTTAGGAAATTCTGCTGACTTTATGGCTCCGGTTTTAACTCAAGCTGGAGTTTTACCTAATCGTGAAACTGAAGCTTTAGTATATTTACAACCACAAGCTATGGGAATAGTTAAAAACGATGCAAATGATGCTTTTCGTTTTGATATTTCTTTAGGAAGATTAGAACCAGCTTCAACAGCTGATCAAGAGGTTTTTTATTCATTCAAAACTATTAATGGAAAAGAACCTAGCTATGATCTTTTACAAAAAATGAATGATTACTTTAGAACTGAAATTTTAAAGAATAATGATAAATCTGCTAAATATATTTATGGACTTAGCGATCATGATTATGTTTATGTTTCACGTACTTCAATGATTGAATCAACAATTAAAATTTATCAAATAATTGCCGGATGTATTTTGATTCTTATTTTTGGAGTGGCATTATACGTAATGGCATTAATTACTAAAAAACAAATTGAAAAAGCACGTGGCCAAATTGGAGTTATGAAAGCTCTTGGTTACAAAAAAATTAGTATTATTACAAACTTTATTATGACACCATTAATTACTTCAATTATTGGGGGAGTTTTAGGATTTATAATTTCAATTGGAGTTCAATCTGTTCTTGTTAGTCAATTAAAATTATATTTCTCATTAGATATTGCTGCTTTCAGTTTTGACTGAGTAGGATTTTTAGTTGTTGTTATTTTCATGTGAGTAGCATTAACAGCAATTGCTTTCTTAATGGCTTGATTAATCTTAAGAGCATCAGCACTATCATTAATTGCTGCCAACCAAAGCGCCAAAATTAATCGTTGAGGATTATTTGTTAAAAAAATTAATTTACGTCGTTCATTTGGTTCAAAATTAAGAACTGCTTTATTAATTGATGCTGGTGGTAAAATGGCTGGTGTTGGATTAGTTGTTCTCTTCTCAACATTCTTAATGACGATTTCTTATTTGGCCCCAAATATATTAAACAAATATAAAACAATGTCGTTTAACGGAATTAATTATGAACAATTAGTCGAATATGCAGAACCGGTTGCTAATAATCCATATACATTCTTGAAAACTTATAATAAAAATTCAACTTACAATGGTAATGGTGAATTTGATAACTTTAAGTACTCTTCGAAACTTCAAGGAATAACTGGATTACCTTTAAATGAAGATGGTTCATATGATATGGCAGCAATTACTAAAGCATATGTTGAAGGTAATGTGAGTTCAGACTTTTATTCACCATTTATTAAAACAGCAAATGAAATTCCGACAAGTCAAGAACTATCTTATGCAAATTCAAGAATGCTGGTTGGATCAAATGTTGCACTTTCTAATTCATTTCTTAAGTATATGGCACATTTAGCTCAACCTATGGACATGAAAGCAGGGGGTCTAATAGGAATGATTGCTAATCGAATAATGTGAGGCACATTATCAAATGAATGAGTGGATAGAAGAGTTATGATTGAAGAGTTAAAAAATATTTATTCTAGTTCGTATTCAGATATGTCTAATATTAATGAAATAAATAAAATTTTTAATATTTTTCAACAATTTTATTTAAAATATATTAATAGTATCGGGCTTACAATTTCTAATTTAAAAGGTGAAAATTTAAGTCAAGAAGAAATAATTTTAAGATTTAATAAAAATCAAAACAATTTACAAAATGAAAAATATCTAACCGTTCTTGAAGAAGATAATGATTTTATGTTTAGCAAAGTTTATATGACTTCATTAGAACAAAATATAGTAAAAGATATTACTGTTAAAATTTCTGATGGAATAAATGATAAAAAGTTCTCAATACAAGCGCAGGATTCAGGATTTGATTTTTCTAGATATAATCCAGAAAATGAAACTAACCTAGAAATTAGAAATAAAAATATGCAAATAGGTATTTATGAATTTTTAATATGATACTCAGCTATGTTTGGTTTAAGAGTTGATGAAGCAATCATACAAGCAGCATATTCTAGAGCTCCATATTTTGTTCAACAATATATGAAAAAAGATTGAGACTCAGAAACTTACACTCAGGCTTTCAATGTAATAAATTTTAATTTTGAAAGTGATGAATTAGGTACTTTGTTAAGGGCTCGAAACAACAAATTAAATTTCAAAATTTTTGGAATCAGTGGAGAAAAAAATTTAATGCAACTTTTTGATAAAGATAAAGAACTAAACAAATTATTATATAAAAATAATAAGAAAGAAATTGTCATTAATAAAACACTTTCTAAAAAGTTAGATATCAAAAGCGGTGATTCAATTATTGTTGATATTGAACAAAATGTCTTAAAACACAATGGAAAAATTATAAATTTATCACAATGAAAAGATGAAAAACAAAACACAAATTTAGTGAATAAAACTTTGTTTGCACCAGCCTTAGGTGAGGTGCCACACTATGATAAAGAAATGGGATTTATTCAACAAAGCGCAATTAATCCTTTGCACTCAACAATTGTTGGAGAAAAAGCAGCTGATGCTAAAGAGGATATTAGTATCTATTCTAAAATAGATCCAATGAAATCTCCTCAAGTGCACTCACCGCTTTTTGAAGATTATCTAAAAGGTAACTGAGATAATTCAAAAGTTTCTCATTCTGAAGAATTTAAAGTTGTAGGAATTCATGAACAATATGGAGAACCAGCAGCATGAATTAATAATGATGTTGCTAATGAAATTTTAGGATACGATAAAGTTCAAGAATATCTATGAGAAAATCAATTTGTTCCGCAATTTGGGAATTTCTTCGAAAACCCTGATTTAGAAGAATATAAATTAAAAAATTATGATGCAAATAAATTTAAAAAATTTGCTGATTTTGAAACCAATTATTTAAAACCAGAAATTGACAGCAAAGAAGAGGGTGTTGCTCACAACATTTTAAAACTATTTCAAAAAGTTGACCCAGTCTTTAACTATAAATATTCAAAAGATCCAAACATGGGAGACCTGGATTCATTAATTAGTGTTTGAACGCAATTTGGTGATTACAACCCTACAACTATGAATGGTAATAACAAAGATGTTGAAGGAATTGGTCAATCAGGATTCTCGGGAATTGTTCCTGTTGAAATGTCAAAAGCAATTTTAAATCAAATTTCAAATGTAATTCTTTCAGTATTAGTTCTAATTATTTTATTAGTATTAGTATTAACTTTTGTAATCATTTTATTAACCACATCATTGATAATTAGCGATAATGCTAAATTTATTTCAACAATGAAAGTGTTGGGTTACTCAAACAAATACATTGCCAAAAATATGTTAGGAATGTACTTCATCGTTATTGCTATTACCTTTGTAATTGGTTTTGTAGCAAGTTACTTATTATCAGCATTTATGATTAGTTTCTTAGCAAAAAATACCGCCTTAGTCTTACCATTTAGTTTCACTTGGTGAATTTTACCAGCAGTTATTTTATCTGTTATGGGAATTTATGCTGTAACAATTGCAGTTGGATTTAAATCAATTGCAAAAATTAACCCAACACACGTTTTACAAGCACAAACTATTTAA
- a CDS encoding MATE family efflux transporter has protein sequence MFKRTRGEKKNRWFASRAWYVAALSIILWAILQEIIMASTDIVDNIFVNFLKDDQVKGLSGLNDSIKMSGFLNLTVDDLINAGLSESYLGLQYKAGQIAVNGVTASNQMYMIMFCAVSGFCYGCGIYSAQYFGAKDYNKLKQVTALKMYVVFAITFVFAIMTIPGITRHIIEFTTEPKYADKPTSILAAGSDGQDIKAWFNYFQYQSSVLATDEGVMYYQIIAPSYLILVINETAITSLRETRRPFISFWMSLIALSTNCLMNVFLTAPTFLGSFGGLGVQGTAIATFSARILQMIFIVALLSIKRYEFIPGWYSFKIQKNVFSRSMKKASPLLMNELLFAFAAVLQVKLKGMYSVEALTANAIFSTITTAIFSPLYHGLNAGITVFVGNSLGANKLDEAQFNARYLLGLGLVIAVIASSILIGMSYVIPQTMFSSANAESQRIAFWMLFIYAFIYPATMVANAAYSILRAGGAVWSATLLDGVFNWSIEIPVLAILILLTVNGVIHLDIIYIHLAVTACEIFKAIWGLAIYSRKRWVNNLTIEVEKPSKFKEISNKFKKKEQKVESMN, from the coding sequence ATGTTTAAACGAACTAGGGGCGAAAAGAAGAATCGCTGGTTCGCTAGTCGTGCGTGATATGTGGCAGCTCTATCAATAATTTTATGAGCAATTTTACAAGAAATAATTATGGCCTCTACAGATATAGTTGATAATATTTTTGTTAATTTTTTGAAAGATGATCAAGTCAAAGGATTGAGTGGTTTAAACGATTCAATCAAGATGTCAGGTTTTTTAAATTTAACTGTTGATGATTTAATAAATGCTGGATTAAGTGAAAGTTATTTAGGTTTACAATACAAAGCTGGACAAATCGCCGTTAACGGAGTAACTGCTTCTAACCAAATGTATATGATTATGTTTTGTGCAGTTTCAGGATTTTGTTATGGATGTGGAATTTACTCTGCTCAATATTTTGGAGCTAAAGATTACAATAAACTAAAGCAAGTAACAGCTTTGAAAATGTATGTTGTGTTTGCAATTACTTTTGTGTTTGCAATTATGACAATTCCGGGCATTACTCGTCACATTATTGAATTCACGACTGAACCAAAATATGCTGACAAACCAACTTCAATTTTGGCCGCCGGAAGTGATGGACAAGACATTAAAGCTTGGTTTAATTACTTTCAATATCAATCATCAGTATTAGCAACAGATGAAGGAGTTATGTATTATCAAATTATTGCCCCATCTTATTTAATATTAGTAATTAATGAAACAGCAATTACTTCATTAAGAGAAACACGTCGACCATTCATTTCGTTTTGAATGTCATTAATTGCATTATCAACTAACTGTTTAATGAATGTCTTTCTAACTGCCCCAACTTTCTTGGGATCATTTGGAGGATTGGGAGTACAAGGAACTGCGATTGCAACATTTTCAGCACGTATTTTACAAATGATTTTTATTGTAGCTTTATTATCAATTAAACGTTATGAATTTATTCCTGGATGATATTCATTTAAGATTCAAAAAAATGTTTTTTCTCGTTCAATGAAAAAGGCTTCACCATTGCTAATGAATGAATTATTATTTGCATTTGCAGCTGTTTTACAAGTAAAACTAAAAGGTATGTATTCAGTTGAAGCATTAACAGCCAATGCAATTTTCTCAACAATAACAACTGCCATTTTCTCACCACTATACCATGGTTTGAATGCTGGCATAACCGTGTTTGTTGGGAATTCACTCGGCGCCAATAAGCTCGATGAAGCGCAATTTAACGCTCGTTACTTATTAGGACTAGGATTAGTGATTGCCGTTATTGCTTCTTCAATTTTGATTGGAATGAGCTATGTAATTCCCCAAACAATGTTTAGTAGTGCTAATGCTGAATCGCAAAGAATTGCCTTTTGAATGCTCTTTATTTACGCCTTCATATATCCTGCTACAATGGTCGCCAATGCTGCTTATTCCATTTTGCGAGCCGGAGGAGCTGTATGGTCTGCGACTTTACTTGATGGGGTCTTTAACTGAAGTATTGAAATTCCAGTTTTAGCAATTTTAATTTTATTAACAGTTAATGGAGTTATTCATTTAGATATTATATATATTCATTTAGCAGTTACTGCTTGTGAGATTTTTAAAGCTATTTGAGGACTTGCAATTTATTCTCGTAAAAGATGAGTAAACAACTTAACAATCGAAGTTGAAAAACCTTCAAAATTTAAAGAAATATCAAACAAGTTTAAGAAGAAAGAACAAAAAGTAGAATCAATGAACTAA
- the rpsI gene encoding 30S ribosomal protein S9: protein MASSKVIYRGTGRRKTSVAQVILTPGTGSIIVNGVAALEFFPYPTLVQDMEQPLVATSTSKDFDITVVVKGGGFTGQAGAARLGIARALIEASEDYRKQLRAHGLLTRDARIKERKKYGLRGARRAPQYSKR from the coding sequence ATGGCATCAAGTAAAGTTATTTATCGTGGAACAGGAAGAAGAAAAACTTCTGTTGCTCAAGTTATCCTAACACCAGGAACAGGTTCAATCATTGTTAATGGTGTTGCTGCATTAGAATTCTTTCCATACCCAACATTAGTTCAAGACATGGAACAACCATTAGTTGCAACTTCAACTTCAAAAGACTTCGACATCACTGTTGTAGTTAAAGGTGGAGGATTTACAGGTCAAGCTGGAGCAGCTCGTTTAGGAATCGCAAGAGCCCTAATCGAAGCTAGTGAAGATTACCGTAAACAATTGAGAGCTCACGGATTATTAACTCGCGATGCTCGTATTAAAGAACGTAAAAAATACGGACTACGTGGAGCACGTAGAGCACCTCAATACTCAAAACGTTAA
- the leuS gene encoding leucine--tRNA ligase, whose product MDFSHKAIEKKWQKYWAENNTYKTTESNSKKAFILDMFPFPSGAGLHVGHIKGYTASDVFARFRRMQGYDVLHPIGWDAFGLPAEQYALKTGNDPRDFTLKNIDTFRRQLKAMAFSFDFEKEVNTSDPNYYKTTQWIFQQLYKKGLAENRDIDVNWCQELGTVLANDEVIIVNGKMVSERGEHLVVKRKMRQWVLKITEYAEKLLIGLDNLQWPQAVKEAQKNWIGKSVGAEVLFETELGIKIPVFTTRVDTIYGVSYVVLAPENELVHKVTTPEYKEEIEQYINQAKMKNEIDRKDESKPKTGVFTGSFVINPITKEKAPLWIADYVLDGYGTGAVMAVPAHDPRDWEFAHKFNLPIKFVLKTKDESKAFVGESAYVNSESIMGLNKNAAIQKLIEILESQNLGSKKINYKLRDWIFSRQRFYGEPFPVLYNELGEIELVPEQELPVTLPKTEYIKPSGDGRSPLANVHDWVNVEIAGKHFVRDTNTMPQTAGSAWYFLAYLLTNKPGELIAINSAEAKQRFAKWMPVDLYIGGQEHAVGHLLYARFWTHVLYDLEIVPTPEPFQNYFSQGMILGPDGRKMSKSWGNVINPDDVIDSHGADTLRLYEMFMGPLEASLPWSYDGLDAGLKWLNRAYRVVYKNTFSLINNGNLDFIYNDVVKKVTQMIEEYKFNTAISQLMILVNAFYKEIPGSVYQPYVEGFVKMLSLFAPHLAEEMWRMLGQNSTVTLSEWPVYDETKMIINKVTIAFQVNGKLRGSAEVDLNLSSEEILTIAKKDANVVKFIEGKSIVKEIVVPNKIINIVVKD is encoded by the coding sequence ATGGATTTTTCACATAAGGCAATTGAAAAAAAATGACAAAAATATTGAGCAGAAAACAACACATATAAAACCACAGAATCAAATTCTAAAAAAGCATTTATTTTGGATATGTTTCCATTTCCTAGTGGCGCTGGTTTACACGTTGGTCATATCAAAGGTTATACTGCTTCTGATGTTTTTGCTCGTTTTCGTCGTATGCAAGGTTATGATGTTTTACACCCAATTGGATGAGATGCTTTTGGGTTACCAGCCGAACAATATGCTCTAAAAACAGGTAATGATCCGCGTGATTTTACTTTAAAAAATATCGACACTTTTAGAAGACAATTAAAAGCTATGGCTTTCTCTTTTGATTTTGAAAAAGAAGTTAACACAAGTGATCCTAATTATTACAAAACCACTCAGTGAATTTTTCAACAACTATACAAAAAAGGTTTAGCAGAAAATCGTGATATTGATGTTAATTGATGTCAAGAATTAGGAACGGTATTAGCAAATGATGAAGTTATTATTGTTAATGGCAAAATGGTATCTGAACGTGGTGAACACTTAGTTGTTAAACGTAAAATGCGTCAATGAGTTTTAAAAATTACTGAATATGCTGAAAAATTATTAATTGGTTTAGATAATTTGCAATGACCTCAAGCTGTTAAAGAGGCACAAAAAAATTGAATCGGAAAATCAGTAGGAGCTGAAGTATTGTTTGAAACCGAATTAGGTATTAAAATTCCGGTTTTTACAACTAGAGTTGACACTATTTACGGTGTGAGTTATGTTGTTTTAGCCCCTGAAAATGAATTGGTACATAAAGTAACCACTCCTGAATACAAAGAAGAAATTGAACAGTATATTAATCAAGCTAAAATGAAAAATGAAATCGATCGTAAAGATGAATCTAAACCTAAAACCGGAGTTTTTACAGGAAGTTTTGTAATTAATCCAATTACCAAAGAAAAAGCTCCATTATGAATTGCAGATTATGTTTTAGATGGTTATGGCACAGGAGCTGTTATGGCGGTACCAGCTCATGACCCTCGTGATTGAGAATTTGCTCACAAATTTAATTTACCAATTAAATTTGTTTTAAAAACAAAAGATGAAAGCAAAGCTTTTGTTGGTGAAAGTGCTTATGTAAATTCTGAATCAATAATGGGTTTAAATAAAAATGCAGCGATTCAAAAACTTATTGAAATTTTAGAATCACAAAACCTAGGTTCAAAAAAAATTAATTATAAATTACGCGATTGAATTTTTTCTCGTCAACGTTTTTATGGAGAACCATTTCCTGTTTTATATAATGAATTAGGAGAAATTGAATTAGTTCCAGAACAAGAATTACCAGTAACTTTACCTAAAACTGAATACATTAAACCAAGCGGTGATGGTCGTTCACCATTAGCAAATGTTCATGATTGAGTGAATGTAGAAATTGCTGGCAAACATTTTGTGCGCGATACCAATACAATGCCTCAAACTGCAGGATCGGCATGATATTTCCTAGCTTACTTGTTGACTAATAAACCGGGTGAATTAATTGCGATCAACAGCGCTGAAGCTAAACAAAGATTTGCTAAATGAATGCCAGTAGATTTGTACATTGGTGGTCAGGAACATGCGGTTGGTCATTTATTATATGCTCGTTTTTGAACTCATGTTTTATATGATTTAGAAATTGTACCAACCCCTGAACCATTTCAAAATTATTTTAGTCAAGGAATGATACTTGGACCAGATGGACGTAAAATGTCAAAGTCATGAGGAAATGTTATTAACCCTGATGATGTCATTGATTCTCATGGTGCTGATACCTTGCGTTTATATGAAATGTTCATGGGTCCTTTAGAAGCGTCTTTACCTTGAAGTTATGATGGTTTAGATGCAGGATTAAAATGATTAAACAGAGCATACCGCGTTGTTTATAAAAACACATTTTCATTAATAAATAATGGCAATTTAGATTTTATTTACAATGACGTTGTTAAAAAAGTAACTCAGATGATTGAAGAATATAAATTTAATACAGCTATCTCTCAATTAATGATTTTAGTAAATGCTTTTTATAAAGAAATTCCAGGATCAGTTTATCAACCTTATGTTGAAGGTTTTGTAAAAATGTTAAGTTTATTTGCACCACATCTTGCAGAAGAAATGTGAAGAATGCTAGGGCAAAACTCAACAGTAACTTTAAGTGAGTGACCAGTATATGATGAAACAAAAATGATTATTAATAAAGTAACAATTGCTTTTCAAGTAAATGGTAAATTGCGCGGTTCAGCTGAGGTTGATTTAAATTTATCTTCAGAAGAAATTTTAACAATTGCTAAAAAAGATGCTAATGTTGTTAAATTTATTGAAGGAAAATCTATTGTTAAAGAAATTGTTGTTCCTAATAAAATTATTAATATAGTTGTTAAAGACTAA
- the rplM gene encoding 50S ribosomal protein L13, with protein MKQTTLISAKDIKKDWYIVDAEGQTVGRLATQVALILRGKNKVTFTPHINNGDHVIIINAEKAIFTGNKESDKNYYHHSMHPGGLRRRNVATQRELDARKILERAIKLMLPKNVQGANQFRALHVFAGTEHPYAAQKPEVLVINTKKGETK; from the coding sequence ATGAAACAAACAACACTTATTTCTGCTAAAGATATTAAAAAAGATTGATATATCGTTGATGCAGAAGGACAAACAGTGGGACGTTTAGCAACTCAAGTTGCCTTAATTTTAAGAGGTAAAAATAAAGTTACTTTTACACCCCACATTAATAACGGAGATCACGTTATTATCATTAATGCTGAAAAAGCAATTTTTACAGGTAATAAAGAATCTGATAAAAACTACTATCACCACTCAATGCACCCAGGTGGATTGAGAAGAAGAAATGTTGCTACACAAAGAGAATTAGACGCAAGAAAAATTCTTGAACGTGCAATTAAATTAATGTTGCCAAAAAATGTGCAGGGAGCTAACCAATTTAGAGCTTTACATGTTTTTGCCGGAACAGAACACCCATATGCAGCTCAAAAACCAGAAGTATTAGTAATTAATACTAAAAAAGGAGAAACTAAATAA
- a CDS encoding DHH family phosphoesterase has translation MTNLQYVSAIQKLIEGYETIIIHRHIIPDGDAYGSQLGLKELIKTNYPNKEVYAVGEDINYLKFIGLMDKNIIDEKYKNALVIVTDCGNVERIDNQRFKLGKHLLKIDHHPNATPYGDTSWVDVTFTSASEMVGYLAQQLNWKVSPTAGRIIYHGILTDSLRFLIKSTSSRTLEVASWLLKSNFDLGQLYEEMYKRKLSDLKIQAELIDLVKVEDQVGYLIIDEKILNKYQIPFEENGKFSNLLKDVEGIEIWLTFAARADKKWRVEFRSRELAINPIAVKYGGGGHNLASGAIVDDRNTINNVIEDAKKMIKGEFK, from the coding sequence ATGACTAATTTGCAGTACGTATCAGCCATTCAGAAATTAATTGAAGGGTATGAAACGATAATCATTCATCGGCACATCATTCCTGATGGTGACGCTTATGGATCACAATTAGGATTAAAAGAATTAATAAAAACAAATTATCCAAATAAAGAAGTTTATGCAGTTGGTGAAGACATTAACTACTTAAAATTTATTGGATTAATGGATAAAAATATAATAGACGAAAAATATAAAAATGCTTTGGTAATTGTTACTGATTGCGGAAACGTTGAAAGAATTGATAACCAAAGATTTAAATTAGGTAAGCATTTATTAAAGATTGATCATCACCCAAACGCAACTCCCTATGGGGATACTTCATGAGTTGATGTAACATTTACTTCAGCTAGTGAAATGGTTGGATATTTAGCTCAACAACTAAATTGAAAAGTATCACCAACAGCTGGAAGAATAATTTATCATGGAATTTTAACAGATTCGTTAAGATTTTTAATCAAATCTACATCCTCAAGAACTTTGGAAGTGGCTTCTTGATTATTAAAATCAAATTTTGATTTAGGTCAACTTTATGAGGAAATGTATAAACGTAAATTGTCAGATTTAAAAATACAAGCTGAATTAATCGATTTAGTAAAAGTTGAAGATCAAGTTGGTTACCTTATCATTGATGAAAAGATTTTAAATAAATATCAAATACCATTTGAAGAAAACGGTAAATTCTCAAATCTGTTAAAAGATGTTGAAGGAATTGAAATATGACTAACATTTGCTGCTAGAGCAGACAAAAAATGAAGAGTTGAATTTAGAAGTCGAGAGTTAGCAATTAATCCCATTGCTGTTAAATACGGTGGAGGAGGTCACAACTTGGCATCTGGGGCCATTGTTGATGATCGCAACACAATTAATAATGTTATTGAAGATGCTAAAAAAATGATAAAAGGAGAATTTAAATAA